The Raoultibacter phocaeensis genome contains a region encoding:
- a CDS encoding helix-turn-helix transcriptional regulator, with protein MLGEKLMKLRRKSGMSQQDVAIALSVSRQTISNWESGSSAPDIGKAIDLAALYRISLDDLVNDEIDVTIAEDSGSDGEIDTHVLKSLEGSQCRIALTSGLLMADSGFDGVVRVLDADTDWVRVEYDRPRKGRVVELVDMSSIAGFQIVAPPNADGRHEQKESTFDGCE; from the coding sequence GTGTTAGGCGAGAAGCTTATGAAGCTGCGTAGGAAAAGCGGGATGAGCCAGCAGGATGTGGCGATTGCGCTTTCTGTCTCGCGGCAAACCATCTCGAACTGGGAAAGCGGATCGAGCGCACCCGACATAGGCAAAGCGATAGACCTCGCTGCCCTCTACCGCATCAGTCTCGACGATCTGGTTAATGACGAAATCGACGTGACGATCGCCGAGGACAGCGGAAGCGACGGCGAGATCGATACCCATGTACTGAAGTCGCTCGAGGGTTCGCAATGCCGAATCGCGCTCACCTCCGGCTTGCTCATGGCAGACTCTGGCTTCGATGGCGTCGTTCGGGTGCTCGATGCGGATACCGATTGGGTACGCGTCGAATACGACCGCCCGCGCAAAGGTCGCGTGGTCGAGCTTGTCGACATGAGCTCGATTGCCGGATTCCAGATCGTTGCGCCGCCGAACGCCGATGGCCGACACGAGCAGAAAGAGAGCACGTTCGATGGATGCGAGTAG
- a CDS encoding TetR/AcrR family transcriptional regulator, which translates to MPKQWVARETVLDAALSILREKGEAALSARAVAEAAGCSVQPIYSLFDDMTGLVAELYDHARAWVAAYNLDHAHDGANLFESNGFSHLRLAKTETNLFRFLYLSPHMRPRGFEELFQSVALDGVVECIQDLGHLSAEAAHELYLNMIVYTHGMAAMIACGARFTEQELHERIDRSFRAFVRQVRERGDEV; encoded by the coding sequence ATGCCTAAACAGTGGGTAGCGCGGGAGACGGTGCTCGATGCGGCGCTTTCGATACTGCGTGAAAAGGGGGAAGCGGCCTTGAGCGCACGAGCCGTCGCCGAGGCGGCGGGTTGCTCGGTGCAGCCGATTTACAGCCTGTTCGACGATATGACGGGTTTGGTCGCGGAGCTGTACGACCACGCGCGGGCGTGGGTTGCTGCGTACAACCTCGATCATGCGCATGACGGGGCGAACCTCTTCGAATCGAACGGCTTCTCGCATCTGCGGCTCGCGAAGACCGAGACCAACCTGTTCCGTTTCCTCTACCTTTCGCCCCATATGCGACCCCGGGGATTCGAAGAGCTGTTTCAGAGCGTGGCGCTCGACGGGGTCGTGGAGTGCATCCAGGATCTGGGACATCTATCGGCCGAAGCCGCTCACGAGCTGTATCTCAACATGATTGTCTACACGCACGGCATGGCTGCCATGATCGCGTGCGGCGCTCGGTTCACCGAGCAGGAGCTGCACGAACGGATCGACCGGTCTTTCCGGGCATTCGTTCGGCAGGTTCGAGAAAGAGGGGACGAGGTATGA
- the guaA gene encoding glutamine-hydrolyzing GMP synthase — protein sequence MDPNKRTDDMERITTPEQAQAFIDEQVSAIQNQVGDKKVLLALSGGVDSSVVAALLIKAIGKQLICVHVNHGLMRKGESEQVVDVFQNQLDANLVYVDAVDRFLELLDGVAEPEAKRKIIGAEFIRVFEEEARKVGDEVSFLAQGTIYPDIIESDGVKAHHNVGGLPDDLQFELCEPVKLLYKDEVRVIGKELGLPDEMVYRQPFPGPGLGVRCLGAITRDRLEALREADAILREEFDNAGLEGKVWQYFVSIPDFRATGVRDGVRAFEWPAIIRAVNTVDAMTAEVPELDWALLKKITARILDEVPGICRVVYDLTPKPIGTIEWE from the coding sequence ATGGACCCGAACAAGCGTACCGACGACATGGAACGAATCACCACACCCGAACAAGCACAAGCGTTCATCGACGAACAGGTTTCTGCCATACAGAATCAGGTCGGCGATAAGAAGGTGCTTCTGGCCCTCTCGGGCGGCGTGGATTCATCGGTTGTCGCGGCATTGCTCATCAAGGCCATCGGCAAGCAACTCATCTGCGTGCACGTGAACCACGGCCTCATGCGCAAAGGCGAAAGCGAGCAAGTCGTCGATGTGTTCCAAAACCAGCTCGACGCGAACCTCGTGTACGTAGACGCCGTCGATCGCTTCCTCGAGCTCCTCGACGGGGTTGCCGAGCCCGAAGCCAAGCGCAAGATCATCGGCGCTGAATTCATTCGCGTGTTTGAGGAAGAGGCCCGAAAAGTCGGCGACGAAGTGAGCTTCCTCGCCCAGGGTACGATCTATCCCGACATCATCGAATCCGACGGCGTGAAGGCGCACCACAACGTGGGCGGCCTGCCCGACGATCTGCAATTCGAGCTGTGCGAACCCGTAAAACTGCTGTACAAGGACGAGGTGCGCGTGATCGGCAAGGAACTCGGCCTTCCCGACGAGATGGTGTACCGTCAGCCCTTCCCCGGCCCCGGCCTCGGCGTGCGCTGCCTCGGCGCCATCACCCGCGATCGACTGGAAGCGCTGCGCGAAGCCGACGCCATTCTGCGCGAGGAGTTCGACAACGCTGGGCTCGAGGGCAAGGTGTGGCAGTACTTCGTGAGCATCCCCGACTTCCGCGCCACCGGCGTCCGCGACGGCGTCCGCGCCTTCGAGTGGCCCGCCATCATCCGCGCGGTAAACACGGTGGATGCCATGACCGCCGAGGTGCCGGAACTCGATTGGGCGCTGCTCAAGAAGATCACTGCCCGTATCCTGGACGAAGTCCCGGGCATCTGCCGCGTGGTCTACGACCTCACGCCCAAGCCTATTGGGACCATTGAGTGGGAGTAA
- a CDS encoding 4Fe-4S binding protein has translation MSVHAEPTSKAKGRGSQSRAGKRQQVRRLVLLVSFLLFPITIFYFSPVLSVSGALEGVVAGSIIVFALQFLFSFVFGRAFCGWMCPSGGLQEIAATVNSKPAKLAWRRFIKYAIWIPWVASIVVCAWIAGGFAVVDPVYHTPGGISANSPLGLGIYFGIVALFFIPNLFLGRRAMCHYICWMAPFMVLGEKLGRLIRLPQLGIDAKPEACVSCGACTKACPMSLDVSTLLEKGSIADAECIQCAECADSCPKHVLKLTIRSRRR, from the coding sequence ATGAGCGTGCACGCGGAGCCGACGTCCAAAGCGAAAGGGCGCGGCAGCCAAAGCCGTGCGGGGAAGCGCCAGCAAGTACGCCGTTTGGTATTGCTCGTATCGTTTCTCCTGTTCCCGATCACCATATTCTACTTCTCGCCGGTGCTTAGCGTCAGCGGGGCGCTTGAAGGCGTGGTCGCTGGAAGCATCATCGTGTTTGCGCTGCAGTTCTTATTCTCCTTCGTGTTCGGCCGTGCGTTTTGCGGATGGATGTGCCCGAGCGGCGGTTTGCAGGAGATTGCCGCAACGGTGAACAGCAAGCCTGCGAAGCTTGCATGGCGGCGTTTCATCAAGTATGCGATCTGGATACCGTGGGTCGCCTCGATTGTGGTCTGCGCGTGGATCGCGGGCGGTTTTGCGGTTGTCGATCCGGTGTACCACACGCCGGGAGGCATTTCGGCAAACAGCCCCTTAGGCCTTGGGATATACTTTGGCATCGTAGCGCTCTTCTTCATTCCCAACCTGTTTCTCGGAAGGCGCGCCATGTGCCACTACATCTGCTGGATGGCCCCCTTCATGGTGCTCGGCGAGAAGCTCGGAAGGCTTATTCGCCTACCTCAGCTGGGTATCGATGCAAAGCCCGAAGCATGCGTGTCATGCGGTGCATGCACGAAGGCATGCCCGATGAGCCTTGATGTTTCGACGCTGCTCGAGAAGGGGAGCATCGCCGATGCCGAATGCATTCAATGCGCCGAGTGCGCCGACTCGTGTCCGAAACACGTGCTCAAGCTGACGATTCGATCCCGAAGACGGTGA